A stretch of DNA from Methylobacterium sp. CB376:
CCGGCGCGGGCGCCGGTGATCGCCTGCGGGGCGGGCCGCTTCGTCGCGACGCGCCTCGCCGCCCGGCTCGGGCGCCCGGTTCGGGACCTCGCCGACCTGATCGCCCCGCACCTCGCGGCGGGCGCCGAGGCCTGGGCCTCGACCTGCGGGCCGGCGGTCGCGGTGGCGTGGCTGGCGCGGCCGGCCGGCTGAGCGGGGCCGCCCGTCATCCCCTGCCCGGCCGTGATCGTCCGGACAGCGGATGACAAGCCCGCGCGGCGCGTGAGCGAAACCGAAATCCGCATTGCGAAGCAATCCATCGGATTTCGTATGGCAAGCCCGCGCGGCGCGTGAGCGAAGCCGAGTTTCGCATGGCGACGCAAGCCGTCGGATCAGGCGGTCCGGCGGCCCTCGGCCCAGCACTGCGCGGCGAAGAGGTCGGCCGCCATCGGCTGCCCGAACAGGTAGCCCTGGCCCTCCTGGCAGCCCTCCGCGGTCACGCAGCGCAGCATCGCGGGGGTCTCGATCCCCTCGGCCGTGACCTCCAGGCCGAAGCTGCGCCCGAGCGCCACCACCGAGCGCACGATCGCCAGGTCCTGGGCGGAATCCGGGATGCCGCGGACGAAGGAGCGGTCGATCTTCAGGCGGGTGAGGGGAAAGCGCTTCAGGAGGCTCAGGGACGCGTAGCCGGTGCCGTAATCGTCGAAGGCGAGGCCCACGCCCATGTCCCGCAGCGCCCGGAGCGGCGGGATCAGCGCGTCGTCGTGCTGGAGGATGATGGTCTCGGTGATCTCCAGTTCCAGGGCCGAGGCCGGGAGCGCCGCCTCGGCGAGGGCCGCGCGCACCTCCTCGACGAGGTCCCGGGACAGGAACTGCCGGCTGAACAGGTTGACCGCGACGCGCAGTTCCCCGAGGCCGCGGCGGCGCCAGCCGGCGGCCTCGGCGCAGGCGGTGCGCAGCACGAAGCGCCCGACATCCTCCGCGGCGCGGCTGCTCTCCAGCGGGGCCAGGAAATCCGCCGGGGCGAGGAGGCCGCGCTCCGGATGCCGCCAGCGGATCAGCGCCTCCGCCCCCGCGATGGTGCGGTCGCGCAGGCGCAGCTGGGGCTGGTAGAACAGGACGAACTCCCCCTCGGCGAGGGCGCGGGGCATCTCCTGCTGGCACGCCGTCCAGGCGAGGAGGCTGCGCCGCATCTCGGGCCGGAAAACCCGCCGGCAATGCTGCCCCGCCCGCTTCGCCTCGTGCAGCGCCATGTCGGCGCGGGCCAGGAGGTCGTCCGCCCCGCGCTGGCCGTGCGGCGCGACCGCCACGCCGATGCTGGCGTCGAGGTGGAAGATCTGCTCGGCCACCCGGAAGGGCTCCGCGAGGCCGCCGAGGATCCTGTCGGCGGTCCGCTCCCCCTCGGCGGGCTCCGCCAGATCGGGGAGCAGGACCGCGAACTCGTCCGCGCCGATGCGCGCCACCAGCCCCGACCCGCCCACGTCCCCCTGCAGGCGCTGGCCGACGAGGCGCAGGAGGACGTCCCCGACGGCGTGGCCGAAGCTGTCGTTGACCCGCTTGAAGCCGTCGACGTCGATCAGCAGCAGCCCGGCGAGGCCCCCCGCCGGCCGGGCGTCGAGGGTCGCGAGGTCGCGCGTCAGGGCGCGGCGATTGTACAATCCGGTCAGCCCGTCCGTCTCCGCCTGCCGGCGCAGCGTCTGCATCAGGTTCGCGCGCTCCTGCAGCCGCTTCTGCAGAACCAGGAGGGCGTCGAACAGGAGGGCGATCTCGCGGACGCGCATGGGCGCCCGGACGGGGGCGGGATCGACGCCTCCCGCCAGGGCGACGATCGCCTCCCGCGCGTCGAGGAGCGGCCGCAGGATCGAGGCGCGCAGGGAGCCGAGGAGGCCGCCGATCAGGGCGAGGGCGGCGAGCGTCACGAGGCCGGCCGCGGCGAGCGCGTCGCGCGCCCCGTCGCGCTCCCGGGCGGAGGCCGCATTCATCCGGGCGAGAAAGGCCGTGCGCAAGTCCTCGAGCGGCTTCAGGGTCGGGACGTAGCGGGCGGTCAGCGTCTGCGCATCGAGCGAGTAGCGCCCCGAAGGTCCGCGCCCCTCGGCGATCACCGCCTCGACCGTGCCGAGCCCCTCGCCCAGGAAGCGGCTCTCGACCTCCCGCATCAGCGGATCGAGGGCGGCGGGGATCTGGCCCTGCAGGAGCTGCCAGATCTCGCGCAGGCGCCCGCGGGTCTCGACGGCTTCGGCGAGGTGGACCTCGCCGAGCGGCGCGCGCACGGCCAGCGCCGGGACGATGAAGGAGGCGATGCGCCCGCCATGCTCCCTCAGGTCGCTCACCGCCCGTGCCACCATGGCTTGGCCGGCGAGCGCCGGGTCGAGCTCGCGCAGCGTCCGGACCTCCCAGGTCACGACGTCCTGGAACTGGTCGACGACCGCGATCATCGCCCCGACGGCCGCGCGGATCTGGTCCGCGCCGCGGGCGGCGGCCGGCATCCGGGCGATCTCGTCGACCTCCCGGCGCGCCGCGCGCAGCCTCGCCTGCGCGGCGTCGATGAGGTCGGCCGGGAGGCGCCGGGCCGGGCCGGTGAGCCCGTCGGGATCGTCCGGGCCGTGGAGCTGCGCGAGCGCCCGGTCGGTGGCCTCGCGGAACTCCCGCAGCCGCGTCAGGGCCGCCGCGTTGCCGGCGGGATCCTGGGACATGGCGACGTTGGCCGGCCCGCGCTCGGCCGAGATGCGGTTGGCGGCCTCGAGCACGCGCGCGAACTGCGCGATCTCGGCGAGGTTGTGCCGGGACCGGAGGAAGGCCGTCACGGCCGGGGCGACCAGCGTCGCGCTCAGGGCCGCGAGGCCCGCGCCGATGAGGAGGATCGCGATCCAGAGGCGGCGGCTGAGGCTGGTGGCGCCGTCTGTCGTCCTGGCCTGCACACACACCTCCCGCGTACCGGCCGGAGCCGACGTCCCCGACACCTGCCCCAGCTGGCCCGACGCCGGATCCCGGCGCGCCATCTCTCCAGATGCGGCCGGACTCGTTGCGGAAAGATTATCTATTCCGTCCCCCTAGGTCACGTCAGCCGTAAAAATCAGGCAGTGCGGCGGATTGACCGAGAGGAACAGCGCTCGTTGAGCGGGCAAGTTGATCCTGCGGCCGTCATGCTGCAATGCAGCGCCGCACGAGG
This window harbors:
- a CDS encoding putative bifunctional diguanylate cyclase/phosphodiesterase, which encodes MQARTTDGATSLSRRLWIAILLIGAGLAALSATLVAPAVTAFLRSRHNLAEIAQFARVLEAANRISAERGPANVAMSQDPAGNAAALTRLREFREATDRALAQLHGPDDPDGLTGPARRLPADLIDAAQARLRAARREVDEIARMPAAARGADQIRAAVGAMIAVVDQFQDVVTWEVRTLRELDPALAGQAMVARAVSDLREHGGRIASFIVPALAVRAPLGEVHLAEAVETRGRLREIWQLLQGQIPAALDPLMREVESRFLGEGLGTVEAVIAEGRGPSGRYSLDAQTLTARYVPTLKPLEDLRTAFLARMNAASARERDGARDALAAAGLVTLAALALIGGLLGSLRASILRPLLDAREAIVALAGGVDPAPVRAPMRVREIALLFDALLVLQKRLQERANLMQTLRRQAETDGLTGLYNRRALTRDLATLDARPAGGLAGLLLIDVDGFKRVNDSFGHAVGDVLLRLVGQRLQGDVGGSGLVARIGADEFAVLLPDLAEPAEGERTADRILGGLAEPFRVAEQIFHLDASIGVAVAPHGQRGADDLLARADMALHEAKRAGQHCRRVFRPEMRRSLLAWTACQQEMPRALAEGEFVLFYQPQLRLRDRTIAGAEALIRWRHPERGLLAPADFLAPLESSRAAEDVGRFVLRTACAEAAGWRRRGLGELRVAVNLFSRQFLSRDLVEEVRAALAEAALPASALELEITETIILQHDDALIPPLRALRDMGVGLAFDDYGTGYASLSLLKRFPLTRLKIDRSFVRGIPDSAQDLAIVRSVVALGRSFGLEVTAEGIETPAMLRCVTAEGCQEGQGYLFGQPMAADLFAAQCWAEGRRTA